From the Clostridium sp. Marseille-P299 genome, one window contains:
- a CDS encoding CheR family methyltransferase: MIDSYELFKEKVLQLTKIDLNYYKERQMKRRIDSLITKYKITSYKEYVEVLKSNKIMFDEFLSYITINVSEFYRNPEQWEILEKEILPAIISRSSNLKIWSAACSTGDEPYSLVMLLTKFFPLNKIKVLATDIDKQVLEKAKAGFYHEKSLSGLPKEFKSKYFTQINSTTYQISDSIKACVEFKEHNLLKDPYPSGVDLIVCRNVLIYFTEEAKNLIYNKFNQALKQDGVLFVGSTEQIIQPSNMGYKSSKSFFYKKI, translated from the coding sequence ATGATTGATAGCTATGAATTATTTAAAGAGAAAGTATTGCAGCTGACGAAGATAGATTTAAACTATTATAAAGAACGTCAGATGAAAAGACGCATTGATTCTTTGATTACCAAATATAAGATTACATCGTATAAGGAATATGTTGAAGTTTTGAAAAGTAATAAAATTATGTTTGACGAATTTCTAAGCTATATTACTATTAATGTATCTGAGTTTTATCGTAATCCAGAGCAATGGGAAATACTTGAAAAAGAAATTCTACCTGCTATTATTTCAAGAAGTAGTAATTTGAAAATTTGGAGTGCAGCGTGTTCTACAGGTGATGAACCATATTCGTTGGTCATGCTGCTAACTAAATTTTTCCCGTTAAATAAAATAAAAGTTTTAGCAACCGATATTGATAAGCAAGTGCTTGAAAAGGCAAAGGCTGGTTTCTATCATGAAAAAAGCCTTTCTGGATTGCCAAAAGAGTTTAAATCAAAATATTTTACTCAAATTAATAGCACTACATATCAGATATCTGATAGTATTAAAGCTTGTGTTGAATTTAAAGAGCATAATTTACTAAAAGATCCATATCCTTCAGGTGTTGATTTAATCGTTTGTAGAAACGTATTAATATATTTTACCGAAGAAGCAAAGAACTTGATTTATAATAAGTTTAATCAAGCTTTAAAACAAGATGGTGTATTATTTGTTGGAAGTACCGAACAGATAATACAGCCATCAAATATGGGATACAAATCTAGTAAGTCTTTCTTTTATAAAAAAATATAA